One genomic region from Pseudanabaena sp. FACHB-2040 encodes:
- a CDS encoding photosystem II reaction center protein T: MESVAYIFIFACIIGTLFFAIAFREPPRISKD; this comes from the coding sequence ATGGAAAGCGTCGCTTACATTTTCATCTTTGCCTGCATCATTGGAACCCTCTTTTTTGCCATTGCTTTTCGTGAGCCCCCCCGTATTTCTAAGGACTAA
- a CDS encoding replication restart DNA helicase PriA → MRSFSHHVCCPNCGKPAERFHLEQEQLTRTQCPSCDYLMITCTQTGKVIEAYAPGIFVG, encoded by the coding sequence ATGCGCAGTTTTTCTCACCATGTTTGCTGTCCTAACTGTGGAAAGCCAGCGGAGCGATTTCACCTGGAGCAGGAGCAGTTGACCCGCACCCAATGCCCCAGCTGTGACTATTTAATGATCACCTGCACTCAAACAGGAAAGGTGATCGAAGCTTATGCCCCAGGCATTTTTGTTGGCTAG
- a CDS encoding transglutaminase family protein has translation MRYQIRHVSCYSYRQPVTLRPHVLRLRPRSDATQLLQQFQLTLTPEPASSSQLIELEGNSTLGIWFSADKTAQLTIEAISEVETCRTNPFDYLVEPWAASLPLDYPTSVLTSLQPYLCPPLLPAVDPGVMQLAQALLHDVQGNLGYFLTALTQKIVESCEYTVRESGPPLPAGITWSQKRGSCRDYAVLFMAACQSLGLAARFVSGYYSGYATEASTTTEGDLHAWVEVYIPGGGWRGFDPTHGLAVADRHIALAASAHPSQAAPVTGEVLEGATVPSTLENHITIQVLEER, from the coding sequence ATGCGCTATCAAATTCGTCATGTCAGCTGCTACAGCTATCGTCAGCCTGTCACTTTAAGGCCTCATGTTTTAAGGCTCAGACCTCGCAGCGATGCAACGCAGCTGCTCCAACAGTTCCAGCTCACCCTAACTCCCGAACCGGCTAGTTCAAGTCAGCTCATTGAGCTCGAGGGCAATTCAACCCTTGGCATTTGGTTCAGTGCCGACAAAACAGCTCAACTGACTATCGAGGCTATATCAGAAGTTGAGACCTGCCGCACCAATCCCTTCGATTACCTGGTTGAGCCTTGGGCCGCCAGTTTGCCGCTGGATTATCCCACCTCTGTGCTGACAAGCCTGCAGCCTTACTTATGTCCCCCTCTACTTCCTGCAGTTGATCCCGGGGTCATGCAGCTAGCGCAGGCGTTGCTCCATGATGTGCAGGGCAACCTGGGGTATTTCTTAACGGCCCTAACCCAAAAAATTGTCGAGAGCTGCGAATATACGGTGCGAGAATCGGGGCCGCCTTTGCCCGCAGGCATCACTTGGTCCCAAAAGCGGGGCAGCTGCCGAGACTACGCCGTGCTGTTTATGGCAGCCTGTCAATCTCTGGGACTAGCCGCTCGCTTTGTCAGCGGCTACTACAGTGGCTACGCTACAGAAGCTTCAACGACCACCGAAGGCGATCTGCATGCCTGGGTAGAGGTCTACATCCCTGGAGGGGGCTGGCGTGGGTTTGATCCTACTCATGGGCTAGCCGTAGCTGACCGCCATATCGCGCTAGCTGCCAGCGCTCACCCTAGCCAAGCCGCTCCTGTTACAGGCGAGGTGCTCGAAGGTGCAACCGTACCTTCAACTCTGGAGAACCACATCACGATTCAGGTGTTGGAGGAGCGTTAG
- a CDS encoding NAD-dependent epimerase/dehydratase family protein: MRILVMGGTRFIGVYLTRLLVEQGHEVVLFNRGSKPAPVAGVQQIQGDRRDAAGLKEKLAGESFDAVFDNNGRELSDTQPLIEIFDGKLQQFVYVSSAGVYLKSEQMPHIEGDAVDPKSRHKGKFETEAYLADQKVPFTSIRPVYIYGPQNYNDLEAWFFDRIVRDRPVPVPGNGMHLTQLGHVQDLAVAMAAVLGNDKAIGQIYNISGAKAVTFDGLARACAEAAGKSASDLKIVHYDPKQFDFGKRKAFPMRVQHFFTAIDKAKTELNWQPQFDLVSGLRDAYEQDYLVSGRDQAEVDFSTDEEILSAIGG, from the coding sequence ATGCGGATTTTGGTCATGGGGGGCACCCGCTTCATTGGCGTTTACCTGACCCGTCTGCTCGTAGAACAGGGCCATGAAGTGGTGCTGTTTAACCGAGGCAGCAAGCCCGCTCCAGTAGCTGGAGTACAGCAAATTCAAGGCGATCGGCGAGATGCTGCTGGGCTAAAAGAAAAACTGGCTGGGGAATCTTTTGACGCCGTTTTTGACAACAACGGGCGAGAACTGAGTGACACCCAGCCCTTGATTGAAATTTTTGACGGCAAGCTGCAGCAATTTGTCTATGTCAGCTCGGCTGGGGTATATCTCAAGTCTGAGCAGATGCCCCATATAGAAGGCGATGCGGTCGATCCCAAGAGCCGCCACAAGGGCAAGTTTGAGACTGAAGCCTACCTAGCGGATCAGAAGGTACCTTTTACCTCAATCCGCCCGGTTTATATCTACGGCCCGCAAAACTACAACGACTTAGAAGCTTGGTTCTTTGATCGAATCGTGCGCGATCGCCCAGTGCCGGTGCCGGGTAATGGCATGCACCTGACTCAGCTAGGCCACGTGCAGGACTTAGCGGTAGCGATGGCGGCGGTTTTGGGTAATGACAAAGCCATCGGCCAGATTTACAACATTTCTGGAGCCAAGGCGGTAACTTTTGACGGGCTGGCCCGTGCTTGTGCTGAAGCAGCTGGAAAGTCTGCTAGCGACCTGAAGATCGTTCACTACGATCCTAAACAGTTTGACTTTGGCAAGCGCAAGGCGTTTCCAATGCGGGTGCAGCATTTCTTTACCGCCATTGATAAAGCCAAAACCGAACTCAACTGGCAACCCCAGTTTGATCTAGTCAGTGGGCTGCGCGATGCCTATGAGCAAGACTACCTGGTGAGCGGGCGCGATCAGGCTGAGGTTGATTTCTCTACAGATGAAGAAATTTTGAGCGCTATCGGCGGTTAG
- a CDS encoding proteasome-type protease has translation MTYCLGILVRQGFVLAADSRTNAGVDYISSYRKLFDFSVPGERVVLLCTSGNLSITQAVIQALEWDIKVNATSNLHNQPTLYAVARYLGSQIRSFQESDRTWLEKDNIDFQCSFLLGGQMPGEAPELYLVYSQGNCIRATPETPFLQIGEAKYGKPILDRTLSFESSLDAIAKCALLSIDSTMRSNLSVGPPVNMVMYEANTFTVRHRAQFQAGDPYLIKMRQHWENALKEAAASMPDISWNQESPTLTLNISDTSQP, from the coding sequence ATGACCTACTGTCTGGGTATTTTGGTGCGTCAGGGGTTTGTCTTGGCGGCAGATTCACGCACCAATGCGGGTGTTGACTATATTTCCTCGTACCGCAAACTTTTTGACTTCTCAGTGCCCGGAGAGCGGGTGGTGCTGCTCTGTACGTCAGGCAATCTCTCGATTACTCAGGCGGTGATCCAGGCATTGGAGTGGGACATTAAGGTTAATGCAACCTCTAACCTGCATAATCAGCCGACGCTCTATGCGGTCGCTCGCTACTTAGGCAGTCAAATCCGGTCGTTTCAAGAGAGCGATCGCACCTGGCTGGAAAAAGACAATATTGATTTTCAGTGCAGCTTTTTGCTAGGTGGTCAGATGCCGGGAGAAGCGCCGGAACTCTACCTGGTCTATAGCCAGGGCAACTGTATTCGGGCGACGCCAGAGACGCCGTTTCTGCAAATTGGTGAGGCTAAGTACGGTAAGCCCATTTTGGATCGGACGCTGTCTTTTGAGTCGTCGCTAGATGCGATCGCAAAGTGCGCCCTGCTGTCGATCGACTCCACTATGCGCTCCAACCTGTCGGTAGGGCCGCCGGTGAATATGGTGATGTACGAGGCCAATACCTTTACAGTGCGTCACCGAGCCCAGTTTCAGGCAGGTGATCCCTATCTGATCAAAATGCGCCAGCACTGGGAAAACGCATTGAAGGAGGCCGCAGCCAGCATGCCCGACATTAGCTGGAACCAGGAGTCTCCAACGTTAACCCTCAATATTTCAGATACTTCTCAGCCTTAG
- a CDS encoding pentapeptide repeat-containing protein: MRELEQAYRVLELEPGASIEEVNQAYKDLVFIWHPDRIPKENERLVYKAQEKIKQLNHARDVLRSQPRSSSPGRTRTYTGSAYSGSAYSGSTYSGSSAPSSNYRSNPSSYYANRSSASNAAGSSHTSNGSPTSSDQGSSQSPNQSSNSSQDTQSAAYHNRYNRYRRTGYGAPEPGSQSPSSGSPSSDSSQPPYTNPSGPTASRAANAQPPVPGKAPSEGSGTVSNGHGYSSDRSQASGSNGSSYNNYNSYNSYTRNSSSSAHRGRQNPDLSGSDFRGANLREKDFSGRNLSSADLSGADLSDAFLHKVNFNQANLSRAKLFRANLLQADLSHANLREADLIGADLSGADLSGADLSGARVSVGGKTMVKLTGTILTGAIMPDGSIHD; the protein is encoded by the coding sequence ATGCGTGAGCTAGAGCAAGCCTACCGAGTCCTTGAGCTAGAGCCTGGTGCTTCTATCGAAGAAGTCAACCAGGCTTATAAGGACTTGGTTTTTATCTGGCATCCCGACCGCATTCCTAAGGAGAATGAGCGGCTGGTTTACAAGGCTCAGGAAAAAATTAAGCAGTTGAACCATGCGCGGGATGTGTTGCGATCGCAGCCTCGCTCCTCCTCACCCGGTCGCACCCGCACCTACACCGGATCTGCCTACTCTGGCTCAGCCTACTCCGGGTCTACTTATTCGGGATCTAGCGCCCCTAGCTCAAACTACCGCAGCAACCCCAGCAGCTACTACGCCAACCGTAGCAGTGCTAGCAATGCTGCAGGCAGCAGCCACACCAGCAACGGCAGCCCTACCAGTTCCGATCAAGGCTCTAGCCAAAGCCCCAATCAATCCTCCAATTCATCCCAAGACACTCAGTCGGCGGCCTATCACAATCGCTATAACCGCTATCGCCGCACCGGCTATGGCGCGCCCGAACCTGGATCTCAGTCCCCCTCTTCGGGCAGCCCCTCCAGTGATTCCAGCCAGCCTCCCTACACCAACCCCTCAGGGCCTACCGCTTCAAGAGCTGCCAACGCTCAGCCACCAGTACCCGGAAAAGCCCCTTCTGAGGGCAGTGGCACCGTTAGTAACGGTCATGGCTACAGCAGCGATAGATCCCAGGCTAGCGGTAGCAATGGCAGTAGTTACAACAACTACAATAGCTACAACTCCTATACCCGCAACTCATCTAGCAGCGCCCACCGTGGCCGACAAAACCCTGACTTAAGCGGGTCAGACTTTCGGGGAGCCAATCTGCGGGAAAAAGACTTTTCTGGGCGCAACTTGAGCAGCGCTGACCTCAGTGGTGCTGATTTGAGCGACGCCTTTCTGCACAAGGTCAACTTCAACCAGGCTAATCTCAGTCGGGCAAAACTGTTTCGGGCCAACCTGCTGCAGGCCGACCTAAGCCACGCCAACCTACGAGAAGCTGATCTCATCGGCGCAGACCTCAGCGGGGCAGACCTCAGTGGCGCAGACCTCAGCGGGGCCCGCGTCAGCGTTGGCGGCAAGACGATGGTAAAGCTCACAGGCACCATTCTGACCGGGGCCATTATGCCTGATGGGTCGATTCACGATTAA
- the psbB gene encoding photosystem II chlorophyll-binding protein CP47, protein MGLPWYRVHTVVLNDPGRLIAVHLMHTALVAGWAGSMALFELATFDPSDPVLNPMWRQGMYVLPFMSRLGVTQSWGGWSITGESAANVGFWSFEGVAAAHIVLSGLLFLAACWHWVYWDLDLFRDPRTGEPALDLPKMFGIHLFLSGLLCFGFGAFHLTGLWGPGMWVSDPYGLTGHVQAVAPEWGSAGFNPFNPGGIVAHHIAAGIVGIIAGLFHLTVRPPQRLYKALRMGNIETVLSSSIAAVFFAAFVVAGTMWYGSAATPIELFGPTRYQWDSGYFQQEIERRVQADLADGTSQTDAYSSIPEKLAFYDYVGNSPAKGGLFRVGPMNQGDGLAQTWLGHPEFKDKEGRVLSVRRLPNFFETFPVVLVDKDGVIRADIPFRRAESKYSFEQTGVTVTFYGGELDGQTLSEPAQVKRIARKAQLGEPFEFDRETLGSDGVFRTSPRGWFTYAHAVFALLFFFGHIWHGSRTLFRDVFAGIDPDLSPEQVEWGFFAKVGDTSTRKETV, encoded by the coding sequence ATGGGACTACCCTGGTACCGCGTACACACAGTTGTTCTGAATGATCCAGGGCGGCTGATTGCTGTGCACCTGATGCACACCGCTCTGGTAGCTGGCTGGGCTGGCTCGATGGCGCTATTCGAATTAGCCACTTTTGACCCGAGCGATCCTGTATTAAATCCCATGTGGCGGCAGGGCATGTACGTGCTGCCGTTCATGTCACGTTTAGGGGTAACCCAATCTTGGGGCGGCTGGAGCATTACCGGCGAATCTGCCGCTAATGTCGGCTTTTGGTCCTTTGAGGGCGTTGCCGCTGCACACATCGTGCTCTCTGGTCTGTTGTTCCTAGCTGCCTGCTGGCACTGGGTCTACTGGGACCTCGACCTGTTCCGCGATCCCCGAACAGGCGAACCCGCTCTTGATCTGCCCAAGATGTTTGGGATTCACCTCTTTCTGTCAGGGCTACTTTGCTTCGGCTTTGGAGCATTTCACCTGACCGGCCTATGGGGACCTGGCATGTGGGTTTCCGATCCCTATGGCTTGACTGGCCATGTTCAGGCGGTAGCCCCTGAATGGGGATCTGCAGGGTTTAACCCGTTTAATCCCGGCGGCATTGTGGCTCACCACATCGCTGCTGGAATTGTCGGCATTATTGCAGGTCTATTCCACCTGACCGTCCGTCCCCCTCAGCGGCTCTACAAGGCTCTGCGGATGGGGAACATTGAGACTGTACTGTCTAGCAGTATTGCAGCAGTCTTCTTCGCGGCTTTTGTGGTCGCAGGCACCATGTGGTACGGCTCTGCCGCTACCCCCATTGAGCTGTTTGGCCCCACCCGCTACCAGTGGGATAGTGGCTACTTCCAGCAAGAAATCGAGCGGCGGGTTCAAGCTGATCTAGCCGATGGCACATCCCAAACCGATGCCTACAGCAGCATTCCCGAGAAGCTGGCTTTCTATGACTACGTTGGCAACAGCCCAGCCAAAGGCGGTCTGTTCCGCGTCGGTCCGATGAACCAAGGTGATGGTCTAGCCCAAACCTGGCTGGGTCACCCTGAGTTCAAGGATAAAGAGGGTCGGGTACTGTCGGTTCGCCGCCTGCCCAACTTCTTCGAGACCTTCCCTGTCGTTCTGGTAGATAAGGATGGCGTGATTCGCGCCGACATTCCTTTCCGCCGAGCCGAATCAAAGTACAGCTTTGAGCAGACGGGCGTAACTGTCACCTTCTATGGCGGTGAACTGGACGGCCAAACCCTGTCCGAACCCGCTCAGGTGAAGCGCATTGCCCGTAAGGCCCAACTAGGTGAACCGTTCGAGTTTGACCGGGAAACCTTGGGATCCGACGGTGTATTCCGCACCAGCCCTCGGGGTTGGTTCACCTACGCCCACGCTGTTTTTGCACTGCTGTTCTTCTTCGGCCACATCTGGCACGGCTCTCGTACCCTGTTCCGGGATGTGTTCGCGGGTATCGACCCCGACCTGTCTCCCGAGCAGGTGGAGTGGGGCTTCTTTGCCAAGGTGGGTGATACCAGTACTCGCAAAGAGACCGTTTAA
- a CDS encoding sulfatase: MPTQRPDILFLVLDTQRADRLSCYGYEKETSPNLDAIAAESTRFTQAISAAQWTVPSHASMFTGLYPSEHGLLQSYSVMSPDLTTLAERLRDGGYFTAGFCNNPLVGVINNGLRRGFISFLNYSGLLTSRPNQAGASPGLISRYRQWFKRQVAGVLNKIQNAFARSDALLALSFTPLMVPLWQTALSFKGNTAKSLEDTARLFINRTEVEADQPVFAFVNLMGTHMPYHAPRAYVEKFAPHVLDDRKAQTFLQRFNGDVYGWLAPLTGALDERQKKTLDGMYDAEVAYQDDQLGVFFDRLRQSGRLDNTLVIICADHGEHLGEKQFMGHSLSIYNELIRVPLIIRDPAGQFPSGAAVEPVVSTRRLFQTVLSAAGLATAEEAALSLTEALSQTAERDYVFAEAIPPQNVVNLMQRRQPELVKERACDRIRRAVWVGRHKLIETEGQAVELYDVLEDPTEDLNLSGILPENVELLQECLQAFSGGSEEGLATAERATNFEDPEVRRRLQELGYLED, translated from the coding sequence ATGCCTACCCAACGTCCCGATATTTTATTCCTCGTTCTTGATACTCAGCGGGCGGATCGGCTGTCCTGCTATGGGTATGAGAAAGAGACTTCCCCCAATCTAGATGCGATCGCAGCCGAATCCACCCGCTTTACCCAGGCCATTTCGGCAGCGCAGTGGACGGTGCCTTCTCACGCCTCTATGTTTACGGGTCTGTACCCCTCTGAACATGGACTGCTGCAGTCTTACTCCGTAATGTCTCCCGACCTCACCACCCTGGCAGAACGGCTGCGGGATGGCGGCTACTTTACAGCAGGCTTTTGCAATAACCCCCTGGTAGGCGTGATCAATAACGGCCTGCGGCGAGGCTTTATCAGCTTTCTCAACTACAGCGGTCTGCTCACCTCTCGGCCCAATCAGGCGGGCGCGTCGCCGGGGCTAATCAGCCGCTATCGTCAGTGGTTTAAACGCCAGGTGGCAGGCGTGCTGAACAAAATTCAGAACGCGTTTGCCCGCTCAGATGCGCTGCTGGCCCTGTCTTTTACGCCGCTGATGGTGCCCCTGTGGCAGACGGCCCTCAGCTTTAAAGGCAATACCGCCAAGTCTTTAGAAGATACGGCCCGCCTATTCATCAATCGAACCGAGGTTGAGGCCGACCAGCCTGTGTTTGCCTTCGTCAACCTGATGGGCACTCACATGCCCTATCACGCTCCCCGCGCCTACGTCGAAAAGTTTGCGCCCCACGTGCTGGATGACCGCAAAGCCCAAACTTTTTTGCAGCGCTTTAACGGAGATGTATACGGCTGGCTGGCCCCGCTGACTGGAGCCCTAGACGAGCGCCAGAAGAAGACCCTAGACGGCATGTACGATGCTGAAGTGGCCTATCAAGATGACCAGCTAGGCGTCTTTTTTGACCGCTTGCGCCAATCCGGTCGGCTCGACAATACTCTGGTGATCATCTGTGCTGACCACGGTGAACACCTGGGCGAAAAGCAGTTTATGGGCCACAGCCTGTCGATCTACAACGAGCTGATCCGGGTGCCGCTGATCATTCGCGATCCGGCTGGGCAGTTCCCGAGTGGCGCTGCAGTCGAGCCGGTGGTGTCAACCCGTCGGCTGTTTCAAACGGTGCTCTCGGCAGCGGGGCTGGCGACTGCTGAAGAAGCGGCCCTAAGCCTGACTGAGGCGCTGTCGCAGACGGCCGAACGAGACTATGTCTTTGCCGAGGCGATTCCGCCGCAGAATGTGGTGAATCTAATGCAGCGACGGCAGCCAGAACTGGTCAAAGAGCGGGCCTGCGATCGCATTCGTCGGGCTGTCTGGGTGGGCCGCCATAAACTCATCGAAACCGAAGGCCAAGCCGTCGAGCTCTACGATGTGCTAGAAGATCCGACAGAGGATTTGAACCTGAGCGGCATTTTGCCAGAGAATGTAGAGCTGCTTCAGGAGTGCCTGCAGGCGTTTTCTGGGGGCTCAGAGGAGGGTCTGGCAACGGCAGAACGGGCCACCAATTTTGAAGATCCGGAAGTGCGGCGGCGGCTGCAGGAGTTGGGGTATTTAGAGGATTAG
- a CDS encoding 30S ribosomal protein S1 — protein sequence MVNQEVKETEIGFNHDDFAALLDKYDYHFNPGDTVSGTVFSLEPRGALIDIGAKTAAYLPIQEMSINRVDDPEEVLRSNETREFFILTDENEDGQLTLSIRRIEYMRAWERVRQLQKEDATVRSGVFATNRGGALVRIEGLRGFIPGSHISTRKPKEDLVGEDLPLKFLEVDEERNRLVLSHRRALVERKMNGLQVGEVVLGTVRGLKPYGAFIDIGGVSGLLHISEISHDHIDTPHSVFNVNDEIKVMIIDLDAERGRISLSTKQLEPEPGDMVKNPDLVYEKAEEMAAKYREQLIKQAAEQESANEPEEVEEVYEDEAVSAVG from the coding sequence ATGGTCAATCAGGAAGTAAAAGAGACTGAAATCGGTTTTAACCACGACGATTTTGCAGCACTGCTGGACAAGTACGACTATCACTTCAACCCAGGAGACACCGTCTCTGGGACGGTCTTTAGTCTTGAGCCTAGGGGTGCGCTGATTGACATAGGTGCTAAGACTGCTGCCTACCTGCCCATCCAGGAAATGTCGATCAACCGGGTCGATGATCCTGAAGAAGTACTTCGCTCCAACGAAACCCGCGAGTTTTTCATCCTCACCGATGAGAATGAAGATGGACAGCTAACCCTTTCCATCCGCCGCATTGAGTATATGCGAGCTTGGGAGCGCGTGCGTCAGCTGCAAAAAGAGGACGCAACCGTTCGCTCTGGCGTTTTTGCGACTAACCGGGGTGGAGCACTAGTGCGAATTGAAGGGCTGCGTGGGTTTATCCCTGGCTCCCACATCAGCACCCGTAAGCCTAAGGAAGATCTGGTGGGTGAAGATCTGCCCCTGAAATTCCTAGAGGTAGACGAAGAGCGTAACCGTCTGGTCCTGAGTCATCGTCGAGCTCTGGTTGAGCGGAAGATGAATGGCCTCCAGGTAGGCGAAGTGGTGCTGGGTACAGTGCGCGGCCTGAAGCCCTATGGTGCATTTATTGACATTGGCGGTGTCAGCGGTCTGCTGCACATTTCCGAGATTTCCCACGACCACATTGATACGCCTCATAGCGTTTTCAATGTAAACGACGAAATCAAGGTCATGATCATCGACCTCGATGCAGAGCGCGGACGAATTTCGCTATCTACCAAGCAGCTTGAGCCCGAACCGGGTGACATGGTGAAAAACCCTGACCTGGTTTATGAAAAGGCTGAAGAGATGGCAGCCAAATACCGCGAACAGTTAATCAAGCAAGCTGCTGAGCAAGAAAGCGCTAACGAGCCTGAAGAAGTAGAGGAAGTCTACGAAGATGAAGCCGTTTCTGCAGTGGGCTAA
- a CDS encoding 2Fe-2S iron-sulfur cluster-binding protein: MTTVKFLKEDKEIVVADGANLRLKALENRIDLYTLRGKMMNCGGYGQCGTCVVEITEGMDNLSPRTGVEEKKLRKWPDNCRLACQTAVQGPVTVVTKPNRTKQGQAASTTSA; the protein is encoded by the coding sequence ATGACTACTGTAAAGTTTCTTAAAGAAGACAAAGAAATTGTTGTGGCCGACGGAGCCAATCTTCGGCTCAAAGCTTTGGAGAACCGCATTGACCTCTATACCCTTAGAGGCAAGATGATGAACTGCGGTGGCTATGGGCAGTGTGGCACTTGTGTGGTCGAGATTACCGAGGGGATGGACAACCTGTCGCCCCGAACGGGGGTAGAAGAGAAAAAGCTCCGCAAATGGCCTGACAACTGCCGATTAGCCTGTCAAACAGCGGTTCAGGGGCCAGTGACGGTGGTGACCAAGCCGAACCGAACTAAGCAGGGGCAGGCTGCTTCGACGACCTCTGCGTGA
- the nrdR gene encoding transcriptional regulator NrdR: protein MQCPFCQHPNNRVLESRSAEGGRSIRRRRECLRCDRRFTTYERIEYVPITVIKRSEERELFERSKLLRGVVRACEKTGVSTQVMESLVDDIEAELQQRANREIASIEIGELVLNRLQGINEVAYVRFASVYRQFQGIRDFADTLNQLRDGTQSARASEHTVEESFAVTVSS, encoded by the coding sequence ATGCAGTGCCCCTTTTGCCAACATCCCAATAACCGCGTCCTAGAATCTCGGTCAGCAGAAGGTGGCCGTAGCATCCGACGGCGACGAGAATGCCTGCGATGCGACCGTCGCTTTACTACCTATGAGCGGATTGAGTACGTACCCATCACAGTGATTAAGCGCAGTGAAGAACGAGAACTGTTCGAGCGCTCTAAATTACTGCGGGGTGTCGTGCGAGCCTGCGAAAAAACAGGTGTATCCACTCAGGTAATGGAGTCTTTAGTTGATGATATTGAGGCAGAGCTTCAGCAGCGGGCCAATCGGGAAATTGCCAGCATCGAAATTGGGGAACTGGTGCTCAACCGTCTTCAGGGCATTAATGAAGTTGCCTATGTCAGATTTGCGTCTGTCTACCGTCAGTTTCAGGGCATTCGGGACTTTGCCGACACCTTAAACCAGCTCAGAGACGGAACTCAGAGCGCTCGAGCATCAGAGCATACTGTAGAGGAGTCTTTTGCGGTAACAGTATCTTCTTAA
- the psbM gene encoding photosystem II reaction center protein PsbM, giving the protein MEVNKLGFVASILFVLVPTVFLLILYIQTSSKQTNS; this is encoded by the coding sequence ATGGAAGTTAATAAGCTTGGTTTTGTTGCCAGTATTTTATTCGTTTTGGTGCCCACGGTCTTTTTGCTGATTCTGTACATTCAGACCTCTAGCAAGCAGACTAATTCTTAG